In the Candidatus Acetothermia bacterium genome, one interval contains:
- a CDS encoding patatin-like phospholipase family protein, which yields MAELGIALGGGGARGFAHAGVLMELLEAGLEPGVVAGTSMGAVVGAMYAVGQDLARLARVLEHLDLYQIFGVPDSYRRVLEQAVAEALWERIRGRPWQAEASPRLTRMLEFLRLLCKGERFEDLPVPFVAVAADLATGEEVRIDRGPVYLGVAASAALPGVFGPVRWRGRYLIDGGVVNNLPVDVVADFGAEVVLAVDVSAPLGEVPRTLVDMALRAYDITAQELRDVKLARVRERLGERLVVIHPDVDPIGVLDFNRLPEAVEAGRIAARAALPFL from the coding sequence ATGGCCGAGCTGGGGATTGCGTTGGGCGGTGGGGGGGCGCGGGGGTTCGCCCATGCCGGGGTGCTCATGGAGCTCCTTGAGGCCGGCCTTGAGCCGGGCGTCGTGGCCGGGACGAGCATGGGGGCGGTGGTGGGGGCGATGTACGCGGTGGGGCAAGATCTCGCCCGGCTGGCGCGGGTCCTCGAGCACCTCGACCTGTACCAGATCTTCGGCGTGCCCGACTCCTACCGGCGGGTGCTGGAGCAGGCGGTGGCCGAAGCCCTATGGGAGCGGATTCGAGGCCGGCCGTGGCAGGCAGAGGCCTCGCCGCGGCTCACGCGGATGCTCGAGTTCCTGCGCCTCCTGTGCAAGGGTGAGCGGTTCGAGGACCTTCCGGTCCCGTTCGTGGCCGTGGCCGCGGATCTTGCCACCGGGGAGGAGGTCCGGATCGACCGGGGTCCGGTGTACCTGGGGGTGGCGGCGAGCGCCGCCCTGCCCGGGGTGTTTGGCCCGGTGCGGTGGCGGGGGCGGTACCTGATCGATGGGGGCGTGGTGAACAACCTACCGGTGGACGTGGTGGCCGACTTCGGGGCGGAGGTGGTGTTGGCGGTGGACGTGTCCGCCCCGCTCGGGGAGGTCCCGCGGACGCTGGTGGACATGGCGCTCCGGGCGTACGACATCACTGCCCAGGAGCTGCGGGATGTGAAGCTGGCCCGGGTCCGGGAGCGGCTGGGGGAGCGGCTGGTGGTGATCCATCCTGATGTGGACCCGATCGGCGTCCTCGACTTCAACCGGCTCCCCGAGGCGGTGGAGGCCGGCCGGATCGCGGCCCGGGCCGCGTTGCCGTTCCTGTGA
- a CDS encoding endonuclease III domain-containing protein codes for MADRTRDRLLELYQTLLAAYGPQGWWPGEGPFEVVVGAVLTQATSWRNVEQALTNLKAAGALSPQAMASLPPDELAALLRPAGFFRQKARRLAGLVAWIEGTGGLPSVLRLPTAELRASLLAVPGIGPETADSILLYAAGRPVFVVDAYTRRILHRLGFLPQEHAPYPEVARLFTDHLPLDPGLYGEYHALFVRHGKERCRKRPRCPDCPVAAQCPFPSPDSPQGTKP; via the coding sequence ATGGCGGACAGGACGCGCGATCGCCTGCTTGAGCTCTACCAGACCCTCCTCGCCGCCTACGGCCCGCAGGGATGGTGGCCGGGGGAGGGTCCGTTCGAGGTCGTGGTAGGGGCGGTCCTCACCCAGGCCACGTCATGGCGCAACGTGGAACAGGCCCTCACCAACCTCAAGGCCGCCGGCGCCCTGTCCCCACAAGCAATGGCCAGCCTCCCCCCAGACGAACTCGCCGCCCTCCTCCGCCCGGCCGGGTTCTTCCGCCAAAAGGCCCGCCGCCTCGCCGGGTTGGTCGCCTGGATCGAGGGAACCGGTGGGCTCCCATCCGTCCTCCGCCTCCCCACCGCGGAGCTGCGCGCTTCACTCCTCGCCGTGCCCGGGATCGGCCCGGAGACGGCCGACTCCATCCTCCTCTACGCCGCCGGCCGCCCCGTGTTCGTGGTGGACGCCTACACCCGCCGCATCCTCCACCGCCTGGGGTTCCTCCCCCAAGAACATGCCCCCTACCCCGAGGTCGCCCGCCTGTTCACCGATCACCTGCCCCTGGACCCCGGGCTGTACGGCGAATACCACGCCCTCTTCGTCCGCCACGGGAAGGAACGGTGTCGGAAACGCCCCCGCTGCCCGGACTGCCCCGTGGCCGCGCAGTGCCCCTTCCCCTCTCCGGACAGCCCGCAGGGGACGAAACCCTAA
- a CDS encoding lysine biosynthesis protein LysW, producing MPSGNCPVCDADIRLGKADAVYGKRITCPECGAILEVIEEDPLELEEVGYDQRDDLY from the coding sequence ATGCCGAGTGGCAACTGCCCGGTTTGTGATGCGGACATCCGTCTGGGAAAGGCGGATGCGGTTTACGGCAAGCGCATAACTTGTCCGGAGTGTGGGGCGATCCTCGAGGTCATCGAAGAAGACCCCCTCGAACTCGAGGAGGTCGGATACGACCAAAGGGATGACCTCTACTGA
- a CDS encoding sulfite exporter TauE/SafE family protein encodes MVYLLLALAGCGVGGVASMLGIGGGLFMVPLLLLAGLVPTSQEAVGTSIAAVMVTGLSSTAAYRRKQVTNWKVGLAIIPGAMAGGWLGAYASQWLASGWLAMAFGLFLLYPAGVLLLGRQPKDLFSGRGRTAVGAVAVLAVGLLAGTASGLFGIGGGVIMVPALTLLGLDIVPAVATSLFVMIPSAALATVQHALAGHTHWDLALPLVAGIVVGTQFGPALSTRMPAVWLRRLFALLLLYTAANMIRQGLG; translated from the coding sequence ATGGTCTACCTCTTGTTAGCGCTGGCTGGTTGCGGTGTGGGCGGAGTGGCCTCGATGCTGGGGATCGGCGGGGGGCTGTTCATGGTGCCCCTGCTTCTCCTCGCCGGGCTCGTCCCGACGTCCCAGGAGGCGGTGGGGACAAGCATCGCCGCGGTGATGGTGACTGGGCTGTCGAGCACGGCCGCCTACCGCCGGAAACAGGTGACGAACTGGAAGGTGGGCCTGGCGATCATCCCCGGGGCGATGGCCGGCGGCTGGCTGGGGGCGTACGCGAGCCAGTGGCTGGCCTCGGGGTGGTTGGCGATGGCGTTCGGGTTGTTCCTCCTCTACCCGGCAGGGGTGCTGCTCCTCGGCCGCCAGCCCAAGGACCTGTTCTCCGGCCGGGGGCGAACGGCGGTGGGAGCGGTGGCCGTCCTGGCCGTGGGCCTGCTCGCGGGGACGGCGAGCGGTCTCTTTGGCATCGGGGGCGGGGTGATCATGGTCCCGGCCCTGACCCTGCTCGGCCTGGACATCGTCCCGGCGGTGGCCACGAGCCTGTTCGTGATGATCCCGTCCGCGGCCCTGGCCACTGTCCAGCACGCGCTGGCCGGGCACACCCACTGGGACCTGGCCCTGCCCCTCGTCGCGGGGATCGTCGTCGGAACCCAGTTCGGCCCCGCGCTCTCCACGCGCATGCCCGCGGTCTGGCTCAGGCGCCTGTTCGCGCTCCTGCTCCTGTACACCGCGGCCAACATGATCCGCCAGGGCCTCGGTTAG
- a CDS encoding thymidine phosphorylase — protein sequence MRAVDLIEKKRDGGELSPEEIRWLVRGYVAGGVPDYQMAAFLMAVYFRGMSEEETVALTAAMAESGERIDLSGVPGVKADKHSTGGVGDTVTLVLVPLLAAAGLVVAKLSGRALGHTGGTIDKLEAIPGFRTELSSEEIRAQAARIGAVVADHTADVVPADRMLYELRDVTGTVPSLPLIASSVLSKKLAGGADAIVLDVKCGDGAFMRTEEDARRLAETLVRVGNRLGKKFAALITAMDEPLGRAAGNALEVKQAIEVLRGGGPADLREVTLALGAELLVLAGEAEDPEAAQARLAGLIAAGRAWAKFRELVAAQGGDVGAVEDPARLPRAREVVEVRAPASGYVTGLRAHPIGLACGLLGAGREVKGQAVDPGAGVELLAKVGDEVRAGDALARLHVGRPDRAREAAALVAAAYTIGPARPAPRPLVLARIR from the coding sequence ATGCGGGCGGTGGACCTGATCGAGAAGAAGCGGGACGGGGGGGAGCTCTCCCCGGAGGAGATCCGCTGGCTCGTGAGGGGGTACGTGGCGGGGGGGGTCCCCGACTACCAGATGGCGGCGTTCCTCATGGCCGTGTACTTCCGGGGGATGAGCGAGGAGGAGACGGTGGCCCTCACCGCCGCCATGGCCGAAAGCGGGGAGCGGATTGACCTGTCCGGCGTCCCGGGGGTCAAGGCCGACAAGCACTCCACGGGCGGGGTGGGGGACACGGTGACCCTCGTCCTCGTCCCCCTGCTGGCCGCGGCGGGGCTCGTGGTGGCCAAGCTCTCCGGGCGGGCGCTGGGGCACACGGGGGGGACGATCGACAAGCTCGAGGCGATCCCCGGGTTCCGCACCGAGCTTTCCTCGGAGGAGATCCGCGCCCAGGCGGCGCGGATCGGGGCGGTGGTTGCCGACCACACCGCGGACGTGGTCCCCGCCGACCGGATGCTCTACGAGCTCCGGGACGTGACCGGGACCGTGCCCTCCCTGCCCTTGATCGCCAGTTCGGTCCTGTCCAAGAAGCTCGCCGGGGGGGCGGACGCGATCGTGCTGGACGTGAAGTGCGGCGACGGGGCGTTCATGCGCACGGAGGAGGACGCCCGGCGGCTTGCGGAGACGCTCGTGCGGGTGGGGAATAGGCTTGGGAAGAAGTTCGCCGCCCTGATCACGGCGATGGACGAGCCTTTGGGCCGGGCCGCGGGGAACGCCCTGGAGGTCAAGCAGGCGATCGAGGTCCTGCGGGGCGGGGGCCCGGCGGACCTGCGGGAGGTGACCCTCGCCCTGGGGGCGGAGCTCCTGGTGCTGGCTGGGGAGGCCGAGGATCCCGAGGCGGCGCAGGCGCGGCTGGCCGGGCTGATCGCGGCCGGGAGGGCGTGGGCGAAGTTCCGGGAGCTCGTGGCTGCCCAAGGGGGGGACGTGGGGGCGGTCGAGGACCCCGCGCGGCTGCCCAGGGCCCGGGAGGTGGTGGAGGTCCGGGCCCCGGCCTCCGGGTACGTGACGGGCCTCCGCGCCCACCCGATCGGCCTCGCGTGCGGGCTCCTCGGGGCGGGGCGGGAGGTGAAGGGCCAGGCCGTGGACCCGGGGGCGGGGGTGGAGCTCCTGGCCAAGGTGGGGGACGAGGTGCGGGCCGGGGACGCCCTGGCCCGGCTCCACGTGGGCCGACCGGACCGGGCCCGGGAGGCGGCGGCCCTCGTGGCCGCGGCGTACACGATCGGGCCCGCAAGGCCCGCCCCCCGCCCCCTCGTCCTCGCCCGGATCCGGTGA
- the phnE gene encoding phosphonate ABC transporter, permease protein PhnE codes for MTGYPDGFVSPQPAWATRRGLTDAVGRRAEAAWRHLSVFLLDAAGLATLWILVTYAYAWYVLGTTAYALVPWWVFGVGVGAGVWEGFGRSWGQKALGRQLRPQAGEATLDKRFLYVLLWHLVGLTGVGFLFSPPLHERLSGLALERERPSGAPVPWYRTSAGLFVAALLAVTLLAGLGVTLTWDSLRRLFTQAGQAVDFWYALVRPDTSILLDAGRDMIVTVFMAVLATVFAVVVAVPLSFLAARNLMRGPIGRPIYTVIRGAMSIARSIEPVIWAIIFLVWVTALRSPFAGILALWVHSIADLVKLYAERLEAIDQGPIEAVTATGAGPLSVLRYAVVPQIVNPYISFTLYRWDINIRMATVVGLVGGGGIGQRLINYIWGVQYRQAGMVMILIVVLVWAIDYLSARLRAKLA; via the coding sequence ATGACGGGCTACCCGGATGGGTTCGTGTCCCCCCAGCCGGCGTGGGCGACGCGGCGGGGGCTCACCGACGCCGTGGGCCGCCGGGCCGAGGCCGCCTGGAGGCACCTCTCCGTGTTCCTCCTGGACGCCGCGGGGCTGGCGACGCTGTGGATCCTCGTCACCTACGCCTACGCCTGGTACGTGCTGGGGACCACGGCGTACGCCCTCGTCCCGTGGTGGGTGTTCGGGGTGGGGGTGGGCGCGGGCGTGTGGGAAGGGTTCGGCCGATCGTGGGGCCAGAAGGCCCTGGGTCGGCAGCTCCGCCCCCAGGCGGGGGAGGCGACCCTGGACAAGCGTTTCCTCTACGTTCTCCTCTGGCACCTCGTCGGCCTGACAGGGGTCGGGTTCCTGTTCTCCCCCCCGCTCCACGAGCGGCTGTCGGGCCTGGCCCTGGAGCGGGAGCGGCCATCGGGGGCCCCCGTCCCCTGGTACCGCACCTCGGCCGGGCTGTTCGTGGCCGCGCTCCTCGCCGTCACCCTCCTCGCCGGGCTCGGGGTGACCCTGACGTGGGACTCCCTCCGGCGCCTGTTCACCCAGGCCGGCCAGGCCGTGGACTTCTGGTACGCGTTGGTCCGGCCCGACACGTCGATCCTCCTCGACGCCGGCCGGGACATGATCGTCACCGTGTTCATGGCCGTGCTGGCGACCGTGTTCGCGGTCGTGGTGGCGGTCCCGCTCTCGTTCCTCGCCGCCCGCAACCTCATGCGGGGGCCCATTGGGCGCCCGATCTACACCGTCATCCGCGGGGCGATGAGCATCGCCCGGTCCATCGAACCCGTGATCTGGGCGATCATCTTCCTCGTGTGGGTCACCGCGCTGCGGTCCCCGTTCGCGGGGATCCTCGCCCTGTGGGTGCACTCCATCGCGGACCTCGTGAAGCTCTACGCCGAGCGCCTGGAGGCGATCGACCAGGGGCCGATCGAGGCCGTCACCGCCACCGGGGCCGGGCCCCTGTCCGTGCTGCGGTACGCGGTCGTGCCCCAGATCGTGAACCCCTACATCAGCTTCACCCTGTACCGGTGGGACATCAACATCCGCATGGCGACCGTGGTGGGCCTGGTGGGGGGCGGGGGGATCGGCCAGCGCCTCATCAACTACATCTGGGGCGTGCAGTACCGCCAGGCGGGGATGGTGATGATCCTCATCGTGGTCCTCGTGTGGGCGATCGACTACCTCTCCGCTCGCCTGCGGGCCAAGCTCGCGTGA
- the phnE gene encoding phosphonate ABC transporter, permease protein PhnE, with product MGAPRGRAVPPARRGLSFLLDWAVWGYVAYCVMYLLNYYWYTVHVDWWGTLTLPPWGWPVVIVATLELAVWTRSLGRSVGQRAIGVALVRPDGGRIGLGARVARAALWHLSVLASPVWLLRGEAPLHDRLGLAPQPTLPDPERPGRRALLTQWGVVSLILGLLTLWVGWLIVGINVQVLVRRASQAGRIWRDMLRPDFRYFTAPDPVFELRALRYSILDLTVVTVFMALVATVLGAAVAFPLSFLGARNVMGFSPVGWATYGVVRGFFNIFRSIETIIWASIFAIWVGYGTVLAGILALTVHTVAALGKLYSEQVEGVSPGPLEAVWAAGGSRVQVVRHAVIPQVLPSFWAFTLYRWDINVRMSTVIALVGGGGIGDMLFYYKNQGDWPKVGAVVMVIVAVVWAMDYISGRLRERIA from the coding sequence GTGGGAGCTCCGCGGGGCCGGGCGGTGCCCCCGGCGCGGCGGGGCCTCTCGTTCCTCCTGGACTGGGCCGTGTGGGGGTACGTGGCGTACTGCGTCATGTACCTCCTCAACTACTACTGGTACACGGTGCACGTCGACTGGTGGGGCACGCTCACCCTGCCCCCGTGGGGCTGGCCGGTGGTGATTGTGGCCACGCTTGAGCTCGCGGTGTGGACCCGGTCGCTGGGGCGGAGCGTGGGGCAGCGGGCGATCGGGGTGGCCCTGGTCCGCCCGGACGGGGGCCGGATCGGCCTCGGGGCCCGGGTGGCGCGGGCCGCGCTGTGGCACCTGTCCGTCCTCGCCTCCCCGGTGTGGCTCCTCCGGGGGGAGGCGCCCCTCCACGACCGGCTGGGCCTGGCCCCGCAGCCCACACTCCCGGACCCGGAGCGCCCCGGCCGCCGGGCCCTCCTCACCCAGTGGGGCGTGGTGTCCCTCATCCTCGGCCTCCTCACCCTGTGGGTGGGATGGCTCATCGTGGGGATCAACGTGCAGGTCTTGGTGCGACGTGCCTCCCAGGCCGGCCGGATCTGGCGGGACATGCTCCGGCCGGACTTCCGGTACTTCACGGCCCCGGACCCCGTGTTCGAGCTGCGGGCCCTGCGCTACTCGATCCTGGACCTGACCGTGGTCACGGTGTTCATGGCCCTTGTGGCCACGGTCCTCGGCGCGGCCGTGGCGTTCCCCCTGTCGTTCTTGGGGGCGCGGAACGTGATGGGGTTCAGCCCCGTGGGGTGGGCCACCTACGGGGTGGTCCGTGGGTTCTTCAACATCTTCCGGTCCATCGAGACGATCATCTGGGCGTCCATTTTTGCGATCTGGGTCGGGTACGGGACGGTGCTGGCGGGGATCCTGGCCCTCACCGTGCACACCGTGGCCGCGCTGGGGAAGCTGTACTCCGAGCAGGTGGAGGGGGTGTCCCCCGGGCCGCTGGAGGCGGTGTGGGCCGCCGGCGGCAGCCGGGTCCAGGTGGTGCGCCACGCCGTGATCCCCCAGGTCCTCCCCAGCTTCTGGGCGTTCACCCTCTACCGGTGGGACATCAACGTGCGCATGTCCACGGTGATCGCCCTCGTGGGCGGGGGCGGGATCGGGGACATGCTGTTCTACTACAAGAACCAGGGTGACTGGCCCAAGGTGGGGGCGGTGGTGATGGTCATCGTGGCCGTGGTGTGGGCGATGGACTACATCTCCGGTCGGCTCCGGGAGCGGATCGCATGA